From Tiliqua scincoides isolate rTilSci1 chromosome 2, rTilSci1.hap2, whole genome shotgun sequence, the proteins below share one genomic window:
- the MIX23 gene encoding protein MIX23 encodes MAAPSSGLSCEDFAEFQELLRVMRTIDDRIVHELNTTVPTASFAGQVDASQTCKELYQSLTEAHESRERIIKNCIAQTSNVVKTLQEERKKSLDDIVLLKKLRKEQTKLKLMQSELNVEEVVNDRSWKVFNERCRTHYKPPKSQ; translated from the exons ATGGCTGCGCCCAGCTCTGGTCTGAGCTGCGAGGACTTCGCGGAGTTCCAG GAGTTACTCAGAGTGATGAGAACAATCGATGACCGAATAGTCCATGAGTTAAACACTACTGTTCCTACAGCGTCTTTTGCAGGACAAGTTGACGCTAGCCAAACTTGTAAAGAACTTTACCAATCG CTGACGGAGGCTCATGAAAGTAGAGAGAGAATAATCAAGAACTGTATTGCCCAAACTTCTAATGTTGTAAAAACGctgcaggaagaaaggaaaaagtctcTCGATGACATAGTGTTGTTAAAAAAGCTCAGGAAAGAGCAAACAAAG tTGAAACTAATGCAGTCAGAGTTGAATGTTGAAGAAGTGGTGAACGATAGAAGCTGGAAG GTATTTAATGAACGCTGCAGAACTCATTATAAGCCTCCGAAAAGTCAATGA